The following nucleotide sequence is from Syntrophales bacterium.
GGACGGACTCCGATCAATCGGCGGTCTACCTCCCCCCGTTTTATCAGGCCGAAACGCAGGCTGCGGAACGGATGAAGGTCCTCGTCGGAACGGCACGAGATTCTCTCGGCATCGATGCCGGAGCGGCCATCGCCCACGCCCAGAAAACGATGGCCGTCACCCTTGCCCCGAAGCAGGTCGAAGCCCTTCAATCCTCGATAAAAAACAAGGTCCTGATCATCACGGGAGGCCCCGGAACAGGGAAAACGACCATTCTGAAGGCGATCCTGAACATTCACACCGGACGGACGGCCCGGGTGCTTCTGGCAGCCCCCACGGGACGGGCGGCGAAGAAGCTTTCAGAGGCCACGGGGCGGGAGGCGAAGACGATTCACCGACTCCTGGAATTCAACGGACGGAGGGGAGGCTTCCAGAAGACCGAAGATTCCCCCCTGGAATGCGACATGCTCGTTGTGGACGAAACGTCCATGATCGACATTGTTCTGCTGTACCACCTCCTGAAAGCCCTCCCCGCACGGGCTACGCTCATACTGGTGGGTGACGTGAACCAGCTGCCTTCCGTCGGACCCGGTATGGTTCTTCGGGACACAATCGATTCGGGAGTCATTCCCGTGGTGGAACTCAACGAGATCTTCAGACAGGCCCGCGAAAGTTCCATCATCGTCAATGCCCACAAAATCAACCAGGGATTGTCCCCCGATACGGAACCACAGCAGGAAGGGCTTTCGGATTTTTATTTCATCGAGCAGGAAGAGCCGGAAAAGGTGCTGGACACCCTGATACGGCTCGTCAAGGAACGGATCCCGGCCCGTTTCGGGCTCCACCCCCTGTACGACATCCAGGTGTTGACTCCCATGAATCGCGGAACCCTCGGGGTGTCCAACCTGAACAACGAACTTCAGAAGGTTCTCAACCCCGGGGAGCACGGCGTGACGAGGTCCGGGAGAGAGTTCAGGATCAATGACAAGGTGATGCAGATAACCAATAATTATGACAAGGAAGTCTTCAACGGCGACATAGGAAGAATTGTCGCCCTGGGAAGAGATGAACAGGAAATCCGGGTTCTCTTCGACGATCGCCTCATCACCTATGACTATGCCGAACTGGACGAACTGGTCCCGGCCTATGCCGTAACGGTGCACAAAAGCCAGGGATCGGAATACCCTGCGGT
It contains:
- a CDS encoding ATP-dependent RecD-like DNA helicase; this encodes MAELQGHIENIPYFDEESGFAIVRLRVRGSRDLVTCVGSMAAPIPGEMLSMEGEWINHPRYGRQFKADSCLTTAPASVQGIRKYLGSGLIKGIGPVMSRRIVGTFGADTLDIIDNDIGRLMEIPGIGEQRVGSIEKAWREQKEIRSVMIFLQGHGVSTAYAARIFKHYGKDSIRLVGENPYRLAMDIAGIGFLTADKIAGNMGFARDSHRRAEAGILYVLNQLADQGHVYYPERLLVDEACSMLDVESTLVETALGVLAEEKRIIRDTRTDSDQSAVYLPPFYQAETQAAERMKVLVGTARDSLGIDAGAAIAHAQKTMAVTLAPKQVEALQSSIKNKVLIITGGPGTGKTTILKAILNIHTGRTARVLLAAPTGRAAKKLSEATGREAKTIHRLLEFNGRRGGFQKTEDSPLECDMLVVDETSMIDIVLLYHLLKALPARATLILVGDVNQLPSVGPGMVLRDTIDSGVIPVVELNEIFRQARESSIIVNAHKINQGLSPDTEPQQEGLSDFYFIEQEEPEKVLDTLIRLVKERIPARFGLHPLYDIQVLTPMNRGTLGVSNLNNELQKVLNPGEHGVTRSGREFRINDKVMQITNNYDKEVFNGDIGRIVALGRDEQEIRVLFDDRLITYDYAELDELVPAYAVTVHKSQGSEYPAVVIPVLTQHYMMLQRNLLYTAVTRGRKLVVLIGTKKALAIAVKNNRTRQRFSLLKERLRGPGVPPHHSENL